A stretch of Corallococcus macrosporus DNA encodes these proteins:
- a CDS encoding DUF4276 family protein → MKLGLIVEGHGEVFAVPILVRRLTQWLAPSVHPEVLLPHRIPRGQLVKEDELRRAIELTARKVGDDGRILVLLDADKDLPCALGPRLLTWARAQRANRTISVVVAQCEYEAWFLTAAESLRGQRGLPASLSAPPQPESIRDAKGWLGKHMPSGYSETIDQPALTSAFDLEAARRADSFDKLVRDMGTLLGVPAPPRP, encoded by the coding sequence ATGAAGCTGGGACTCATCGTCGAGGGACACGGCGAGGTTTTCGCAGTGCCGATTCTCGTCAGGCGCCTGACGCAGTGGTTGGCGCCTTCGGTCCACCCGGAAGTCCTCCTCCCGCACCGCATCCCACGAGGCCAGCTCGTCAAGGAAGACGAACTGCGCCGGGCCATCGAGCTGACGGCCCGGAAGGTAGGCGACGATGGCCGCATCCTCGTCCTGCTGGATGCCGACAAGGACCTGCCCTGTGCACTCGGGCCACGGCTCCTGACCTGGGCAAGAGCGCAGCGAGCCAACCGGACCATCTCCGTGGTCGTCGCACAGTGTGAATACGAAGCGTGGTTTCTCACAGCCGCGGAATCCCTGCGCGGCCAGCGCGGGCTCCCCGCCAGCCTGAGTGCTCCACCCCAGCCTGAGAGCATCCGCGATGCGAAGGGCTGGCTCGGCAAGCACATGCCCAGCGGCTACAGCGAAACCATCGACCAGCCCGCCCTGACCAGCGCCTTCGACCTCGAAGCCGCCCGCCGCGCGGACTCCTTCGACAAGCTCGTCCGGGACATGGGCACCCTGCTCGGCGTTCCCGCCCCGCCGCGCCCCTGA
- a CDS encoding esterase/lipase family protein has protein sequence MRSTWTLSLTAAALLAGCGAEPTAEAPAAPEAPESIATAEAPLDADLAPYFDAIPTNFTTNYRVVGTYTPPSWSWGQIELLEGRQRFRSEYYNPRTLKLRDQDTYQSSDYPLRTYFGSLNQQLVNAFNLYYANSCATTTGATCPTPGPTKPEARFVLLHKGRATAARTCNVNLTPTLLVHGAIQDGNVWMFPNGNNGSGGTYGGASQLTGMVQDLESKGRCVYALTFGSFHGDNFNHAIHVANAVQRVKALHPGVARVDVVAWSKGVLAVDPWLENAATWGGFSTTRFFERLAKEQASQVPAYDDSVRVYVPLSGPHKGIDLNFRHPIHTLTIASTASNAPVGRGPMPWTYFSAMQCVTFGYSVPWFNNPYAESVCKDSGGVWTDYFRRIYLSNITGLSSTGTPVYASSLQTLNTNQGLSSSSFNFDDYNMSLFGAVNTSGKYVTAYPGQLQAAYDLRGTYPIPDRSASAWDNIDPDENRYFPWLDTKLVYNPYNPWVAAGYMASSDHRVCRTTAFDPVGSPCFAYHAYNTNQNREAYDSLNYGKYRIMDGLGINAAMEMGGKFITRLAEHGLDSRLPSLYVLYGTAGGSQPFETDGMTSTTSTLRSDGVLFEASIAAMTQLTQGWTTTKKTADAKQEGMAYDHLSMGITPAVWNKISAHFVSRD, from the coding sequence ATGCGAAGCACCTGGACGTTGTCACTCACCGCCGCAGCGCTGCTGGCTGGCTGCGGTGCGGAACCCACCGCGGAAGCCCCCGCTGCTCCGGAGGCTCCGGAGTCCATCGCCACGGCCGAGGCCCCGCTGGACGCGGACCTGGCGCCGTACTTCGACGCCATCCCCACCAACTTCACCACCAACTACCGGGTGGTGGGCACGTACACGCCGCCCTCGTGGTCCTGGGGCCAGATTGAGCTCTTGGAAGGCCGTCAGCGCTTCCGGTCCGAGTACTACAACCCGCGCACGCTGAAGCTGCGGGACCAGGACACGTACCAGTCCAGCGACTACCCGCTGCGGACGTACTTTGGTTCGCTGAACCAGCAGCTGGTGAACGCGTTCAACCTCTACTACGCGAACAGCTGTGCCACGACGACGGGGGCCACCTGCCCCACGCCCGGCCCCACCAAGCCGGAGGCGCGCTTCGTCCTCTTGCACAAGGGGCGGGCCACCGCGGCGCGCACCTGTAACGTCAACCTGACGCCGACGCTGCTGGTGCACGGCGCCATCCAGGACGGCAACGTCTGGATGTTCCCCAACGGCAACAACGGTTCGGGCGGCACCTACGGCGGCGCGTCGCAGTTGACGGGCATGGTGCAGGACCTGGAGTCGAAGGGCCGCTGTGTGTACGCGCTGACGTTCGGCTCGTTCCACGGCGACAACTTCAACCACGCCATCCACGTGGCCAACGCCGTGCAGCGCGTGAAGGCGCTGCACCCTGGCGTGGCGCGGGTGGACGTGGTGGCGTGGAGCAAGGGCGTGCTGGCGGTGGACCCCTGGCTGGAGAACGCTGCCACGTGGGGCGGCTTCAGCACGACGCGCTTCTTCGAGCGTCTGGCGAAGGAGCAGGCCTCGCAGGTGCCGGCGTATGACGACTCGGTGCGCGTGTACGTGCCGCTGTCCGGTCCGCACAAGGGCATCGACCTGAACTTCCGCCACCCCATCCACACGCTGACCATCGCGAGCACGGCCTCCAACGCGCCGGTGGGCCGTGGCCCGATGCCGTGGACGTACTTCTCCGCGATGCAGTGCGTGACGTTTGGTTACAGCGTGCCCTGGTTCAACAACCCCTACGCGGAGAGCGTGTGCAAGGATTCCGGTGGCGTGTGGACGGACTACTTCCGCCGCATCTACCTGTCGAACATCACGGGCCTGTCCAGCACGGGCACTCCGGTTTACGCGAGCTCGCTGCAGACGCTGAACACGAACCAGGGCCTGTCTTCGTCGTCGTTCAACTTCGACGACTACAACATGAGCCTCTTCGGCGCGGTGAACACCAGCGGCAAGTACGTGACGGCGTACCCGGGCCAGTTGCAGGCGGCGTATGACCTGCGTGGCACGTACCCCATCCCGGACCGCAGCGCGTCCGCGTGGGACAACATCGACCCGGACGAGAACCGCTACTTCCCCTGGCTGGACACGAAGCTCGTCTACAACCCCTACAACCCCTGGGTCGCCGCGGGCTACATGGCGTCCAGCGACCACCGCGTATGCCGCACGACGGCGTTCGACCCGGTGGGCTCGCCGTGCTTCGCGTACCACGCGTACAACACGAACCAGAACCGTGAGGCGTACGACTCGCTGAACTACGGCAAGTACCGCATCATGGACGGCCTGGGCATCAACGCGGCGATGGAGATGGGCGGCAAGTTCATCACGCGTCTGGCGGAGCACGGCCTGGATTCGCGCCTGCCGTCGCTCTACGTGCTGTACGGCACGGCGGGCGGTTCGCAGCCCTTCGAGACGGACGGCATGACGTCCACCACGTCCACGCTGCGCAGCGACGGCGTCCTCTTCGAGGCGAGCATCGCGGCGATGACGCAGCTGACCCAGGGCTGGACGACGACGAAGAAGACCGCCGACGCGAAGCAGGAGGGCATGGCCTATGACCACCTGAGCATGGGCATCACCCCGGCGGTGTGGAACAAGATCTCCGCGCACTTCGTTTCGCGGGACTGA
- a CDS encoding response regulator transcription factor, with protein sequence MENTPRPTTSEEATIQVLLVEDDERLARLTARYLQEHGIIVTVSASGTDALQQTSRHTYDVILLDLMLPGRDGLEVCRELRTRTDVPIIMLTARGEEADRVLGLESGADDYLPKPYSSRELLARIRAQVRRARGKVGPTSHPVHAGRLVLDPRSLSASLDGKPLSLTTYEFSLLRVLAERAGRVLSREQLLDLVKGSADEVFDRSVDVHIFRLRQKLEVDPRNPRLLKTVRGAGYMLATETEAEP encoded by the coding sequence ATGGAGAACACCCCACGCCCCACGACCTCCGAGGAAGCCACCATCCAGGTGCTCCTCGTCGAGGACGATGAACGCCTGGCGCGGCTCACCGCCCGCTACCTCCAGGAGCACGGCATCATCGTGACCGTGTCCGCGTCCGGCACCGACGCGCTCCAGCAGACGTCCCGCCACACCTACGACGTCATCCTCCTGGACCTCATGCTCCCCGGCCGCGACGGCCTGGAGGTCTGCCGAGAGCTGCGCACCCGCACGGACGTGCCCATCATCATGCTCACCGCGCGCGGCGAGGAGGCCGACCGCGTCCTGGGCCTGGAGTCCGGCGCGGATGACTACCTGCCCAAGCCGTACTCGTCCCGCGAGCTGCTGGCCCGCATCCGCGCCCAGGTGCGCCGCGCGCGCGGCAAGGTGGGCCCCACCAGCCACCCCGTGCACGCGGGCCGCCTGGTGCTGGACCCTCGCAGCCTGAGCGCGTCCCTGGACGGCAAGCCGCTGTCGCTCACGACGTATGAGTTCAGCCTGCTGCGCGTCCTCGCCGAGCGCGCCGGTCGCGTCCTCAGCCGCGAGCAGCTGCTGGACCTGGTGAAGGGCAGCGCGGACGAGGTGTTCGACCGCTCGGTGGACGTGCACATCTTCCGCCTGCGCCAGAAGCTGGAGGTGGATCCGCGCAACCCGCGCCTGCTCAAGACGGTCCGCGGCGCCGGCTACATGCTGGCCACGGAGACCGAGGCGGAGCCGTGA
- a CDS encoding ABC transporter ATP-binding protein, with product MDAETKRAPPVIQLKNVAKVYKSGDVEVRALRGVDFTVEPGEFVSIMGSSGSGKSTLMNILGCLDRPTSGEYLLNGREVARLDRDGLARVRNRTLGFVFQSFNLLARTTALENVELPMLYAGVPSKERRARAKEALERVGLGARLDHHPKQLSGGQQQRVAIARALVGRPRVILADEPTGNLDSRTTVEVMALFQQLQKEGLTLVLVTHEPDVAEYTQRIVVVKDGRIVNDRRQTPHPAVVPAEEVGT from the coding sequence ATGGACGCGGAAACGAAGCGGGCACCCCCCGTCATCCAGCTGAAGAACGTGGCGAAGGTGTACAAGTCTGGCGACGTGGAGGTGCGCGCCCTGCGCGGCGTGGACTTCACGGTGGAGCCGGGCGAGTTCGTCTCCATCATGGGCTCCTCCGGTTCGGGCAAGTCCACGCTCATGAACATCCTGGGCTGCCTGGACCGGCCCACCTCCGGCGAGTACCTGCTCAACGGCCGCGAGGTTGCCCGCCTGGACCGCGACGGCCTGGCCCGCGTGCGCAACCGCACCCTGGGCTTCGTCTTCCAGAGCTTCAACCTGCTGGCGCGCACCACCGCGCTGGAGAACGTGGAGCTGCCCATGCTGTACGCGGGCGTGCCCTCCAAGGAGCGGCGCGCGCGGGCGAAGGAAGCGCTGGAGCGCGTGGGGCTGGGGGCGCGGTTGGACCACCACCCGAAGCAGCTCTCCGGCGGTCAGCAGCAGCGCGTGGCCATCGCGCGGGCGCTGGTGGGGCGGCCTCGCGTCATCCTCGCGGACGAGCCCACGGGCAACCTGGACTCGCGCACCACGGTGGAGGTGATGGCGCTGTTCCAGCAGTTGCAGAAGGAGGGCCTGACGCTGGTGCTGGTGACGCACGAGCCGGACGTGGCCGAGTACACCCAGCGCATCGTGGTGGTGAAGGACGGGCGCATCGTGAACGACAGACGCCAGACGCCGCACCCGGCGGTGGTGCCCGCCGAGGAGGTGGGGACATGA
- a CDS encoding ABC transporter permease gives MNILETVVLALRALLRSKTRSVLTALGIIIGVGAVIAMVAIGDGAKASVQKVFDAMGTNMLIILPGSSRSGGARGGFGSQPTITWDDLEAVRTQLSTVRGAAPEMRSNAQVFSEDQNWNTSIIGTTTDYFIVRSWTMAQGARFTDSDNEAGAKVAVLGQTVVDNLYGKGFNPVGQVIRINKTPFTVVGVTAPKGQSPVGQDFDNTVFVPATTFRRQVQAQSLGTYITGAVFVQAASADLTAKAQTDVTNLLRERHRLGEDDPNDFDVRNLAEVASGQQQSTETLSLLLAAIAAVSLVVGGIGIMNIMLVSVTERTREIGVRVAVGARPRDILAQFLIEALTLAVLGGIIGAAVGLGVAKLLAAQFGWPMLVRPDVALLAIGFSGLVGVVFGLYPARKASLLDPIDALRYE, from the coding sequence ATGAACATCCTGGAGACGGTCGTCCTGGCGCTGCGGGCGCTGCTGCGTTCCAAGACGCGCTCGGTGCTCACCGCGCTGGGCATCATCATCGGCGTGGGCGCGGTCATCGCCATGGTGGCCATTGGCGACGGCGCGAAGGCCAGCGTGCAGAAGGTCTTCGACGCCATGGGCACCAACATGCTCATCATCCTGCCGGGTTCGTCCCGCTCCGGTGGCGCGCGAGGCGGCTTCGGCAGCCAGCCCACCATCACCTGGGACGACCTGGAGGCCGTGCGCACGCAGCTGTCGACCGTTCGCGGCGCGGCGCCGGAGATGCGCTCCAACGCGCAGGTGTTCAGCGAGGACCAGAACTGGAACACCAGCATCATCGGCACGACGACGGACTACTTCATCGTGCGCAGCTGGACCATGGCGCAGGGCGCGCGCTTCACGGACTCGGACAACGAGGCGGGCGCGAAGGTGGCGGTGCTGGGCCAGACGGTGGTGGACAACCTCTACGGCAAGGGCTTCAACCCCGTGGGGCAGGTCATCCGCATCAACAAGACGCCCTTCACAGTGGTGGGCGTGACGGCGCCCAAGGGCCAGTCGCCCGTGGGCCAGGACTTCGACAACACGGTGTTCGTGCCGGCCACCACGTTCCGCCGCCAGGTGCAGGCGCAGAGCCTGGGCACGTACATCACCGGCGCCGTGTTCGTGCAGGCGGCGAGCGCGGACCTCACGGCCAAGGCCCAGACGGACGTGACCAACCTGCTGCGCGAGCGCCACCGGCTGGGCGAGGACGACCCCAACGACTTCGACGTGCGCAACCTGGCGGAGGTGGCCAGCGGTCAGCAGCAGAGCACGGAGACGCTGAGCCTGCTGCTCGCGGCCATCGCGGCGGTGTCGCTGGTGGTGGGCGGTATCGGCATCATGAACATCATGCTGGTGAGCGTCACCGAGCGGACGCGCGAGATTGGCGTGCGCGTGGCGGTGGGCGCCCGGCCGCGCGACATCCTGGCGCAGTTCCTCATCGAGGCGCTGACGCTGGCGGTGCTGGGCGGCATCATCGGCGCGGCCGTGGGCCTGGGCGTGGCGAAGCTGCTGGCCGCGCAGTTCGGCTGGCCCATGCTGGTCCGTCCTGACGTCGCGCTGCTGGCCATCGGGTTCAGCGGCCTGGTTGGGGTCGTCTTCGGGCTGTACCCGGCGCGCAAGGCGAGCCTGTTGGATCCCATCGATGCACTGAGGTACGAGTGA
- a CDS encoding AAA family ATPase encodes MTLRDFRSIEACDVALGPLTFLVGPNGSGKSNFLDALRLITDALQTSLDQAVRSRGGAFNLVRRAPGGSGQFSIRLDFRLPDNSSGHFAVSIARHGFGTYVVQEEECVVGAAKYYVRAGTLLIKPSPVSPPASNDRLYLVNASGLPEFRPIFDALSNLGIYNINPEQLRMLQVPDKGDLLARDGSNLPSVLEHLGSKAGDTTKRRIEEYLGAIVPGLAGVEPTHAGHLETLKFLQQIGGTEGHREFLAISMSDGTLRALGILVALFQTRVEPRIQLVGIEEPEAALHPAAAGVLRDALRDASQYAQVIVTSHSPELLDDPSIQGDEILSVVAEEGRSLIAPVDAETRLALRDRLYTAGELLKANQLSPDREAIPRTDQLKLWEHDAG; translated from the coding sequence GTGACCCTGCGTGACTTCCGCAGCATCGAGGCTTGCGACGTCGCCCTGGGACCGCTGACGTTCCTCGTGGGCCCGAATGGCTCCGGCAAGAGCAACTTCCTGGATGCGCTGCGGCTCATCACGGATGCCCTGCAGACCTCGCTGGACCAAGCGGTCCGCAGTCGGGGAGGAGCCTTCAACCTCGTGCGACGCGCGCCAGGCGGGTCTGGCCAGTTCAGCATTCGCCTCGACTTCCGGCTACCCGACAATTCAAGCGGCCACTTTGCCGTCAGCATCGCTCGTCACGGCTTCGGGACCTACGTAGTGCAGGAAGAAGAATGCGTTGTAGGCGCGGCGAAGTACTACGTCCGCGCAGGCACCCTCCTCATCAAGCCCTCGCCCGTTTCGCCGCCCGCTTCGAATGACCGCCTCTACTTGGTCAACGCGTCAGGCCTCCCGGAGTTCCGCCCCATCTTCGACGCACTCTCGAACCTGGGGATCTACAACATCAATCCAGAACAACTCCGAATGCTCCAGGTGCCTGACAAGGGAGACCTCCTTGCCCGTGACGGGTCCAATCTGCCCAGCGTTCTGGAGCATTTGGGGAGCAAGGCTGGAGACACCACGAAGCGGCGCATTGAGGAGTATCTCGGTGCCATCGTGCCGGGGCTGGCTGGCGTGGAACCCACCCACGCCGGTCACCTGGAGACGCTGAAGTTCCTGCAACAAATCGGGGGCACAGAAGGGCACCGGGAGTTTCTGGCCATCAGCATGTCCGACGGCACACTCCGAGCACTCGGCATCCTGGTCGCGCTGTTCCAGACGCGGGTCGAACCACGGATCCAACTCGTGGGCATCGAGGAGCCCGAGGCCGCGCTCCATCCGGCAGCCGCAGGCGTCCTGCGTGATGCACTCCGGGATGCATCCCAGTACGCCCAGGTCATCGTCACCAGCCACAGTCCGGAGTTGCTCGATGACCCAAGCATCCAGGGCGACGAAATCCTCTCAGTGGTCGCAGAAGAGGGCCGCAGCCTCATCGCGCCAGTCGACGCGGAGACCCGGTTGGCACTCCGGGACCGCCTGTACACGGCAGGCGAGCTGCTGAAGGCCAACCAACTGTCTCCTGACAGGGAGGCAATTCCTCGAACGGATCAGCTCAAGCTCTGGGAGCACGACGCCGGATGA
- a CDS encoding efflux RND transporter periplasmic adaptor subunit codes for MKALSEMPREAPALAPVELEEDEGRKRGVPRWAWILAILVVAGAGVFWRMRAGSDADAVTYDTTPAEARKLMAKVTATGTVAALVTVQVGSQVSGRIQELMVDYNSQVKKGQVIARIDPQLVQAALDRAKANMTAARANLQKARVNADVAKKQAVRSKELRAQQFISQSELETAESAAANGQAEVTAAEGSVAQAQAALNEAEVNLKYTTIVSPTDGIVISRSVDVGQTVAASLQAPVLFTIAEDLRKMQVNTSIAEADVGKLQPGMKATFTVDAFPGETFNGVIRQIRNEAITVQNVVTYLAVIDVPNPDLKLKPGMTANVTIVTQQKDQALSVPNTALRYRPVPSPNAPTPAQPAPAGMRTVYVLRRQPEQKPQPVAVNVRTGMTDGTFTEVVEGELKAGDRVITAANSPAGATPSSPAPSGASPLGGGGGRGMGGGRRGGF; via the coding sequence ATGAAGGCCTTGAGCGAGATGCCGCGGGAAGCGCCGGCCCTGGCGCCGGTGGAGCTGGAAGAGGACGAGGGTCGCAAGCGCGGAGTGCCGCGCTGGGCCTGGATCCTGGCGATCCTGGTGGTGGCGGGCGCGGGGGTGTTCTGGCGCATGCGCGCTGGAAGCGACGCGGACGCCGTCACCTACGACACGACCCCCGCCGAGGCGCGGAAGCTCATGGCCAAGGTGACGGCCACCGGCACCGTGGCGGCGCTGGTGACGGTGCAGGTCGGCAGCCAGGTCTCCGGACGCATCCAGGAGCTGATGGTCGACTACAACTCGCAGGTCAAGAAGGGGCAGGTCATCGCCCGCATCGACCCGCAGCTGGTGCAGGCCGCGCTGGACCGCGCGAAGGCGAACATGACCGCCGCGCGCGCGAACCTCCAGAAGGCGCGCGTCAACGCGGACGTGGCGAAGAAGCAGGCCGTGCGCTCGAAGGAGCTGCGCGCGCAGCAGTTCATCTCCCAGTCGGAGCTGGAGACGGCCGAGTCCGCCGCCGCCAACGGACAGGCGGAGGTCACGGCCGCGGAGGGCTCGGTGGCCCAGGCGCAGGCCGCGCTCAACGAGGCGGAGGTGAACCTCAAGTACACGACCATCGTGTCGCCCACGGACGGCATCGTCATCTCGCGCAGCGTGGACGTGGGCCAGACGGTGGCCGCGTCGCTCCAGGCGCCCGTGCTCTTCACCATCGCGGAGGACCTGCGCAAGATGCAGGTCAACACCAGCATCGCGGAAGCGGACGTGGGCAAGCTGCAGCCCGGCATGAAGGCCACCTTCACCGTGGACGCCTTCCCGGGGGAGACCTTCAACGGCGTCATCCGGCAGATCCGCAACGAGGCCATCACCGTGCAGAACGTGGTGACCTACCTCGCCGTCATCGACGTGCCGAACCCGGACCTGAAGCTCAAGCCGGGCATGACGGCGAACGTGACCATCGTCACGCAGCAGAAGGACCAGGCGCTCTCCGTGCCCAACACTGCGCTGCGCTACCGCCCCGTGCCGTCGCCGAACGCGCCGACTCCGGCCCAGCCCGCCCCCGCCGGCATGCGCACCGTCTACGTGCTGCGCCGCCAGCCGGAGCAGAAGCCCCAGCCCGTCGCGGTGAACGTGCGCACCGGCATGACGGACGGCACCTTCACGGAGGTGGTGGAGGGCGAGCTGAAGGCGGGTGATCGCGTCATCACCGCGGCGAACTCGCCCGCGGGCGCGACGCCCTCCTCGCCGGCTCCGTCGGGCGCGAGCCCCCTCGGTGGCGGGGGAGGCCGGGGCATGGGCGGCGGCCGTCGCGGCGGGTTCTAG
- a CDS encoding ATP-binding protein, with protein sequence MRFFRLPMGLLPRIYLVGVIQIVLVGVSLMLARDLLRNESWRNRFDDELSYFLDEWSTRRDDPAALQASLDRAQQRMGMRVTLRAADGTLLGNTRPDPVPALSPEELSAVTSRVTRSGPRGPIPGVGGGPGRLLVVSPFPGPIQVYAAVSLPPPPPPPDGDRQTAIIVGLVLACTAITSVAFARTLAGPLEKLASAARAFGAGRLDVRAGLRRKDELGLVSEAFDEMAGRITQLLRSQKELLANVSHELRTPLSRIRVALDLAAEGDAQTARELLPDITEDLSELERLVSDVLTTSRLELVTDGASGGVPPLRLERVDANALVDKAAARFRSARPKHRLEVQVDGALPALEADPVLLRRVLDNLLDNAGKYSEAGTTVKLHARAEGGGVQVEVRDQGIGIESEDLARVGTPFFRTDRSRARTTGGVGLGLALVRRILDAHHGHLTLESQPGQGTTARVMLPAAGAATDTPDGRLAVGHLS encoded by the coding sequence GTGAGGTTCTTCCGCCTCCCCATGGGCCTGCTCCCCCGCATCTACCTGGTGGGGGTCATCCAAATCGTCCTCGTGGGCGTGTCGCTCATGCTCGCGCGCGACCTGTTGCGCAACGAGTCCTGGCGCAACCGCTTCGACGACGAGCTGTCCTACTTCCTCGACGAGTGGTCCACCCGGCGCGACGACCCCGCCGCGCTCCAGGCGTCGCTCGACCGTGCGCAGCAGCGCATGGGCATGCGGGTCACGCTGCGCGCCGCGGACGGGACGCTGCTCGGCAACACGCGTCCGGACCCCGTGCCCGCGCTCAGTCCGGAAGAACTCTCCGCCGTCACCTCGCGCGTCACGCGCAGCGGGCCTCGCGGACCCATTCCCGGGGTGGGGGGAGGCCCCGGCCGCTTGCTGGTGGTGAGCCCCTTCCCGGGCCCCATCCAGGTCTATGCCGCCGTGTCCCTGCCTCCGCCCCCGCCGCCTCCGGATGGCGACCGGCAGACGGCCATCATCGTGGGGCTGGTGCTGGCGTGTACCGCCATCACCTCCGTCGCCTTCGCGCGCACACTCGCGGGTCCGCTGGAGAAGCTGGCCAGCGCGGCGCGCGCGTTCGGCGCGGGAAGGCTGGACGTGCGCGCGGGCCTGCGCCGCAAGGACGAGCTGGGCCTGGTGTCCGAGGCCTTCGACGAGATGGCCGGCCGCATCACCCAACTGCTGCGCTCGCAGAAGGAGCTGCTGGCCAACGTGTCGCATGAGTTGCGCACGCCCCTGTCCCGCATCCGCGTGGCGCTGGACCTGGCCGCGGAGGGCGACGCGCAGACCGCGCGCGAGCTCTTGCCCGACATCACCGAGGACCTGTCCGAGCTGGAGCGCCTGGTGTCCGACGTGCTCACCACGTCCCGTCTGGAGCTGGTGACGGACGGCGCGAGCGGCGGCGTACCCCCGCTGCGGCTGGAGCGCGTGGACGCGAACGCGCTGGTGGACAAGGCCGCCGCCCGCTTCCGCTCCGCCCGGCCGAAACACCGGCTGGAGGTCCAGGTGGACGGCGCGCTGCCGGCGCTGGAGGCGGACCCCGTGCTGCTACGGCGCGTGTTGGACAACCTGCTCGACAACGCGGGGAAATATTCAGAGGCCGGCACCACCGTGAAGCTGCACGCCCGGGCGGAGGGCGGCGGCGTCCAGGTGGAGGTCCGGGACCAGGGCATCGGCATCGAGTCCGAGGACCTGGCGCGCGTGGGCACGCCCTTCTTCCGCACCGACCGCAGCCGCGCCCGCACCACGGGCGGCGTGGGGCTGGGGCTGGCGCTGGTGCGCCGCATCCTGGACGCGCACCACGGCCACCTCACGCTGGAGAGCCAGCCGGGCCAGGGCACCACCGCGCGCGTCATGCTCCCCGCCGCGGGGGCGGCGACGGACACACCGGACGGTCGCCTCGCCGTGGGTCATCTTTCGTAA
- a CDS encoding acyl-CoA synthetase, with product MPIVHDWLARRASLAPERLALVDSLRGGRRISWAEWNDSAHRTALLLRGLGVGVGDRVSVLAFNGVETLDLVFACAKLGAVLQPLNWRLGIEELHGLLSDVAPSVVLFGPEFRAQVEALRSRLPAHWVCLTDPLFCSRETLTGALPSVELEADAPWVLCSTGGSTGLPKSAVLTHGSLTANAVNTVVSWGLTRDDVALVNAPLFHTGGLNVFALPLVYVGGASVVCRAFDVAQTFDLIDSGAVNLVFGVPTMFIEMQRHPRFDDVDFSRLKLLISGGAPCPAPVFERFFARGIPFRTGYGLTEGGPNNFFLPDAVMRSHAGFVGVPLFQVEARIDGEQRPGDVGELLLRGPHLCAGYWCRPEETARTFVDGWLRTGDLASRDARGFFRIEGRAKDLIISGGENIHPSEVESVLAGHPDVAEVAVIGVPDPKWGEVPRALIVPRPGTEPTLEALVAFCSGRLARYKLPRTLRLLDALPRTPAGKVDRRGLARMHGEG from the coding sequence ATGCCCATCGTCCACGACTGGCTGGCCCGGCGGGCTTCGCTCGCCCCGGAGCGCTTGGCGCTCGTTGATTCGCTTCGGGGTGGGCGGCGCATCTCGTGGGCGGAGTGGAATGACTCCGCCCACCGGACCGCGCTCTTGCTTCGCGGCCTGGGCGTGGGCGTGGGCGACCGCGTCTCCGTCCTGGCCTTCAATGGCGTGGAGACGCTGGACCTCGTGTTCGCGTGCGCCAAGCTGGGCGCCGTGCTCCAGCCGCTCAACTGGCGCCTGGGCATTGAAGAACTCCACGGCCTGCTCTCCGATGTAGCTCCTTCTGTCGTCCTCTTCGGACCGGAGTTCCGCGCTCAGGTGGAGGCCCTGCGCTCCCGGCTCCCGGCGCACTGGGTCTGCCTGACGGATCCGCTCTTCTGCTCCCGCGAGACCCTGACCGGCGCTTTGCCGTCCGTCGAACTGGAGGCGGACGCGCCCTGGGTGCTCTGCTCCACCGGCGGGAGCACCGGGCTTCCGAAGTCCGCCGTGCTCACGCATGGCTCGCTCACGGCCAATGCCGTGAACACCGTCGTCAGCTGGGGCCTCACCCGGGACGACGTCGCGCTCGTCAACGCGCCCCTGTTCCACACCGGCGGACTCAACGTGTTCGCGCTGCCCCTGGTGTACGTGGGCGGTGCCTCCGTCGTGTGCCGCGCGTTCGACGTGGCGCAGACCTTCGACCTCATCGACTCGGGCGCCGTGAACCTCGTGTTCGGCGTGCCCACCATGTTCATCGAGATGCAGCGGCATCCGCGCTTCGACGACGTGGACTTCTCCCGCCTCAAGCTGCTCATCAGCGGCGGCGCTCCCTGTCCCGCCCCCGTCTTCGAGCGCTTCTTCGCTCGCGGCATCCCGTTCCGCACCGGCTACGGCCTCACCGAGGGTGGCCCCAACAACTTCTTCCTCCCGGACGCCGTCATGCGCTCGCACGCGGGCTTCGTCGGCGTGCCCCTGTTCCAGGTCGAGGCGCGCATCGACGGTGAACAGCGCCCCGGCGACGTGGGCGAGCTGCTGCTGCGCGGCCCCCACCTGTGCGCCGGTTACTGGTGCCGCCCGGAGGAGACCGCTCGCACCTTCGTGGATGGCTGGCTGCGCACCGGGGACCTGGCCTCCCGCGACGCTCGGGGGTTTTTCCGCATCGAGGGCCGCGCCAAGGACCTGATCATCTCTGGCGGTGAGAACATCCACCCCTCCGAGGTGGAGAGTGTCCTCGCCGGCCACCCCGACGTCGCCGAGGTCGCCGTCATCGGCGTCCCCGACCCGAAGTGGGGCGAGGTCCCTCGGGCCCTCATCGTCCCTCGCCCAGGCACCGAGCCGACCCTGGAGGCGCTGGTGGCCTTCTGTTCGGGACGCCTTGCCCGGTACAAGCTGCCCCGCACGCTGCGGCTGCTGGACGCCCTGCCGCGCACCCCGGCTGGCAAGGTGGACCGGCGGGGGCTCGCCCGGATGCACGGCGAGGGCTGA